A genome region from Clostridium pasteurianum includes the following:
- a CDS encoding glycosyltransferase has product MNSYPTVSFIIVNYNGVQHLKNCFSELKKLSYPHEKIEYIVVDNGSKDGSVQFLEKNYPEVKIIKNDSNEGFAKPNDDAAKIATGEYLALINNDMKLDKNWLNDMFETLENCDDKYACVGSKILNWDGSKLDFAGGSVSFAGYGYQYDFGITTKEAEKKYNKDMDILFACGGSMIIKKDVFLEIGGFDKDYFAYYEDVDLGWRLWVLGYKVRFCSKAICYHRHNGTSKKFNQHKMKTLFERNALYTIYKNYSSENFDIVLCNLLLMIQRIQMDLKVDSDDFDIKNSDSAFFEIDSDEKNFSSLVAINNLTDNLVRLNEKRQYIQNNRKIKDKDLKKLIPNPLMPFPVEYYHDYKYLDKFQKLLNVYNVEEKLDIKFKRKILLISNEPIAKKMAGPGIRYWEFAKELSKYNDVVLAIPNENEIDIKLDFEIVEYELGKADKLIKAAHESDVIVLQGLILELVPSLKEICKEKILVVDIYDPFVIEILETFKNKSMRNRLIENNRSLKIQLEQLQLGDYFICANDKQMDYWIGMLSALNKINPYEYDLSHKLDRLIDLVPFGISNEEPVHNKELMKEKVPNLKPTDKVLIWGGGIWNWFDPITLIKAVYEISKERDDIKLFFLGVKHPNPGVPEMEMCNNAIELAEKLNIKDKYVFFNMDWVEYSERQNFLLESFAGVSCHLDNLETRFSFRTRILDYLWAKLPIIATEGDYFAELIEKEELGVVVRYKDVNSLKDGILKLAGSEEFYKNCKNNIGRIREKYRWKEVMKPLVSFCNKPIKKRKVDMDGNKDLIIDISEEKQTSNVGELMLGRRIGQKFKCRYPNLTTIDLKVATYGRKNDHEIKFYLYEEKENKLLVEETIDAGSLVDNSWVSIRFKPICNSQNRGFYFVLDAQTDRYDNCITIWKDDKEDKDDLNEYVGSIIENGKELKGSLLFKSKCVYKANPLDKSKCIVLDDYDEETSGDIDISSEMLLNKGDGNTELNALLLKKIGEIQTINKKVVNLQGSLNQVKTDVNELESWMRKIDRKLGRLKNLNIFRFLGKIFKR; this is encoded by the coding sequence TTGAATAGTTATCCTACAGTGAGTTTTATAATTGTAAATTACAATGGAGTACAGCATCTTAAAAATTGTTTCAGCGAACTTAAAAAATTATCTTATCCTCATGAAAAGATAGAATATATTGTTGTGGATAATGGCTCTAAGGATGGTTCTGTTCAGTTTTTAGAAAAAAATTATCCGGAAGTAAAAATAATAAAAAATGATTCTAATGAGGGATTTGCAAAGCCTAATGATGATGCTGCTAAAATAGCAACAGGTGAATATCTTGCATTAATTAATAATGATATGAAACTTGATAAAAATTGGCTTAATGATATGTTTGAGACTCTTGAAAATTGTGATGATAAGTATGCTTGTGTCGGAAGTAAGATACTTAATTGGGATGGATCAAAGCTTGATTTTGCCGGTGGTAGTGTAAGCTTTGCGGGATATGGATATCAGTATGATTTTGGTATAACTACAAAAGAGGCTGAGAAAAAGTATAATAAAGATATGGATATACTTTTTGCCTGCGGCGGTTCTATGATTATAAAAAAGGATGTTTTTCTTGAAATAGGTGGTTTTGATAAAGATTATTTTGCTTATTATGAAGATGTTGATCTTGGCTGGAGATTATGGGTTTTAGGATATAAAGTTAGATTTTGTTCTAAAGCTATATGTTATCATAGGCATAATGGTACATCCAAGAAGTTCAATCAGCATAAAATGAAAACTTTATTTGAAAGAAATGCTCTATATACTATATATAAAAATTACTCAAGTGAGAATTTTGATATAGTACTTTGTAATTTACTTTTAATGATTCAAAGAATACAGATGGATTTAAAGGTAGATAGTGATGATTTTGATATAAAAAACAGCGACAGCGCTTTCTTTGAAATCGATTCTGATGAGAAGAATTTTTCATCATTAGTTGCTATAAATAATCTTACAGATAATTTAGTAAGGCTTAATGAAAAAAGACAATACATACAAAACAATAGAAAGATTAAAGATAAGGATTTGAAAAAGTTAATCCCAAATCCATTGATGCCTTTCCCGGTTGAATATTATCATGATTATAAATACTTAGATAAGTTTCAAAAGTTATTAAATGTTTATAATGTAGAAGAAAAATTAGATATTAAATTTAAGAGAAAAATACTGCTTATTTCCAATGAACCAATAGCTAAAAAAATGGCAGGTCCAGGAATAAGGTATTGGGAGTTTGCTAAAGAATTAAGTAAGTATAATGATGTTGTGTTGGCCATACCAAATGAGAATGAGATAGATATAAAGCTGGACTTTGAAATTGTAGAGTATGAACTCGGAAAAGCTGATAAACTTATAAAGGCTGCACATGAAAGTGATGTAATAGTTCTTCAAGGACTTATATTAGAATTAGTACCATCACTTAAAGAAATATGTAAAGAAAAAATACTTGTTGTTGATATATATGATCCTTTTGTTATAGAGATATTAGAAACTTTTAAAAACAAAAGTATGAGAAATAGATTAATAGAGAATAATAGAAGCTTGAAAATTCAGTTGGAACAATTACAATTAGGTGACTATTTCATATGTGCAAATGATAAGCAAATGGATTATTGGATAGGAATGCTTTCTGCACTTAATAAGATAAATCCATATGAGTATGATTTATCTCATAAACTAGATAGACTTATCGATTTAGTTCCATTTGGTATAAGCAACGAAGAACCTGTACATAATAAGGAATTAATGAAAGAAAAAGTTCCAAACCTTAAGCCAACAGATAAGGTTCTTATATGGGGCGGCGGAATATGGAATTGGTTTGATCCAATTACATTAATTAAAGCAGTATATGAAATTTCTAAAGAAAGAGATGATATTAAATTATTCTTTCTTGGTGTAAAACATCCTAATCCAGGTGTTCCAGAAATGGAAATGTGTAATAATGCTATAGAGTTAGCAGAAAAGTTAAATATAAAGGATAAGTATGTTTTCTTTAACATGGATTGGGTTGAATACAGTGAAAGACAGAATTTTCTTCTTGAATCCTTTGCAGGAGTTAGTTGTCATTTAGATAATCTTGAAACTAGATTTTCATTTAGAACTAGAATACTAGATTATCTTTGGGCTAAATTACCTATTATCGCTACTGAAGGTGATTATTTTGCAGAGCTTATAGAAAAAGAAGAACTTGGTGTTGTTGTAAGGTATAAAGATGTAAATAGTCTTAAAGATGGAATTTTGAAATTAGCTGGCAGTGAAGAATTCTATAAGAATTGTAAAAATAACATTGGTAGAATAAGAGAAAAATACAGGTGGAAAGAGGTAATGAAACCTTTAGTAAGCTTCTGTAATAAACCTATAAAGAAGAGAAAAGTTGATATGGATGGAAACAAAGACTTAATTATTGACATATCAGAAGAAAAACAAACTTCTAATGTAGGTGAGCTAATGCTGGGGAGAAGGATAGGGCAGAAATTTAAATGCAGATATCCAAATTTAACTACCATAGATTTAAAGGTTGCAACATATGGTAGAAAGAATGATCATGAGATAAAATTTTATTTGTATGAGGAAAAGGAAAATAAGCTATTAGTAGAAGAAACAATAGATGCAGGATCATTAGTTGATAATTCATGGGTGAGTATAAGATTTAAACCAATTTGTAATTCACAGAACAGGGGATTTTATTTTGTGCTAGATGCGCAGACAGATAGGTACGATAATTGTATAACTATTTGGAAAGATGATAAAGAAGATAAAGATGACTTAAATGAGTATGTTGGATCTATAATTGAAAATGGAAAAGAATTAAAAGGAAGCCTTTTATTCAAAAGTAAGTGTGTGTATAAAGCTAATCCTTTAGATAAGAGTAAATGTATAGTTCTAGACGATTACGATGAGGAAACTTCAGGTGATATTGATATTTCAAGTGAAATGTTATTAAATAAAGGTGACGGAAATACAGAATTAAACGCTTTACTTTTAAAGAAAATAGGAGAAATTCAAACTATAAATAAGAAAGTTGTTAATTTACAGGGCTCATTGAATCAAGTTAAAACAGATGTAAATGAACTTGAAAGTTGGATGAGAAAAATAGATAGGAAACTCGGAAGACTTAAAAATTTAAATATTTTTAGATTTTTAGGAAAGATATTTAAAAGATAG
- a CDS encoding glycosyltransferase: protein MKKVLLISPDKIAKKMSGPGIRYFNFAKELSKKLAVTLFIPNNDTDMNFEKENFKVILGDRKKLKEEIENVDSIIVQGIAFRLYPFLKKIKKPIVVDIYDPITLENLELRKFLSLKDRIDYHQTDVELILEELAIGDFFICASEKQKDYWMGMLSAINRVNPATYTDDVQMKKLIDVVPFGFNDEEPKKTKNVLKGVWKNINVNDKVLIWGGGIWNWFDPITLIEAMKVIVAKRNDVKLFFMGIGHPSLNVDTTVADECIARSKKYGIYNKNVFFNDWVDYNERQNYLLEADIGVSTYLNNLETRYSFRTRILDYLWCELPMVLTKGDYMSELVEKNELGFCHDAGEYNELAEKIMELLDNEEKYSKAKDNIKAVKDSYKWNNVVKPLADFCQNPYISSDKKLKVKFLYKSPNLFKYYFIRVKNKIKRMINKK from the coding sequence ATGAAAAAAGTATTATTAATAAGTCCTGATAAAATTGCAAAGAAAATGTCTGGACCGGGTATACGTTATTTTAATTTTGCTAAGGAGTTATCCAAAAAGCTTGCAGTAACCTTATTTATACCTAATAATGACACAGATATGAATTTTGAAAAGGAAAACTTTAAGGTAATATTAGGTGACAGAAAAAAGCTTAAGGAAGAAATTGAAAACGTAGATTCTATAATAGTTCAGGGAATAGCATTTAGATTATATCCTTTTTTGAAGAAAATAAAAAAGCCTATAGTAGTAGATATATACGATCCTATAACTCTTGAAAATCTTGAGCTTAGAAAATTTTTATCGTTAAAAGATCGTATTGATTATCATCAAACTGATGTGGAATTGATATTAGAAGAGTTAGCTATAGGTGATTTCTTCATATGTGCTAGTGAGAAGCAAAAGGATTACTGGATGGGTATGCTTTCTGCTATAAATAGAGTTAATCCAGCTACGTATACTGATGATGTTCAAATGAAAAAATTAATTGATGTTGTGCCATTTGGCTTTAATGATGAGGAACCTAAAAAGACTAAGAATGTTCTAAAGGGTGTCTGGAAAAACATCAATGTGAATGACAAAGTATTAATATGGGGTGGCGGAATATGGAATTGGTTTGATCCAATTACATTAATTGAGGCAATGAAAGTTATTGTAGCTAAGAGAAATGATGTAAAGTTGTTTTTCATGGGAATTGGGCATCCTAGTTTAAATGTTGATACTACAGTTGCAGATGAATGTATAGCTAGAAGTAAAAAGTATGGAATATATAATAAAAATGTATTCTTTAATGACTGGGTAGATTATAATGAAAGGCAGAATTATCTTTTAGAAGCTGATATTGGAGTTAGTACATATTTAAATAATTTAGAGACTAGATATTCTTTTAGAACTAGAATTTTAGATTATTTATGGTGTGAACTTCCTATGGTTCTTACAAAAGGCGATTATATGTCTGAACTTGTTGAGAAGAATGAGCTTGGATTTTGCCACGATGCGGGAGAGTATAATGAGTTGGCGGAGAAAATAATGGAGTTATTAGATAATGAAGAAAAATATAGTAAAGCAAAGGATAATATCAAGGCTGTTAAGGATAGTTATAAATGGAATAATGTTGTGAAGCCGCTTGCTGATTTTTGTCAGAATCCATATATTTCTTCGGATAAAAAATTAAAAGTAAAATTTTTATATAAGAGCCCTAATTTGTTTAAATATTATTTTATTAGAGTGAAAAATAAAATAAAGAGAATGATAAATAAGAAATAA
- a CDS encoding Ig-like domain-containing protein, producing MKKKVGIVISMFILVFITLVSSKVQAQTNDLDVQYSAHVQNIGWQQPVQGSSGNIAGTTGQGLRVEALKVKLINSSEFPNAKISYQAHVQNLGWMNWVNGGDQDGNIAGTVGKGLRVEAIKMKLEGVSGYHIEYQAHVQNLGWMNWVKGGDQDENIAGTTGKGLRVEAIRVKIVKDNTNSSQPQPQPQPQPQPQPVQPTGDLNVNYQAQVQNLGWMNTLKSMDIAGTTGKGLRLETIKISSDNLPTGCSIAYQANVENKGWMPEVQNGANAGTVGEGLRMNQIKIRLNNVSGYHIQYQVHVENVGWMDWVQDGQVAGVPNQDWGIQAIRIRIVKDLPQSVSPSVNISTPNDGTSFYDNQSINVTGTTVNSNGVQEIDVYSNAILLGKANIISTNGSQVSYSYSTSKNFDNGSGNKQLKVEAIGKDAKIVTTSINVDYKVLQPMLYIDDPQGSVFLTNSTLNLRGWALGSTGIQKVSIFVDGQLKGNANYGTSRTDVKNAYPMYENGDNSGFTYTLDAGNIPNGKHNVTVTAYDNTGKTVSQDISVMKLVGLNGVSTNYNMSLSQLVDKQMATPGANVVESGNDWVAASRSDVEYYANPNNFLNDYGIYQFMVLNYEPGVTVDDVNSMLAGKGILAGHGAAFLQGAQQSNISVFYLVSHALLETGNGSSRLATGISVNGTTVYNMYGIGAYDSSPNYYGSQYAYNKGWTSVDKAIVGGASWVGSSYINSSTYNQNTLYKMRWNPNDTGEHQYATDVRWAYNQIYNIKKLIDMCTSPILKFDIPIFN from the coding sequence TTGAAAAAAAAGGTAGGTATTGTTATAAGTATGTTTATTCTAGTATTTATAACACTAGTATCTTCTAAAGTACAAGCTCAAACTAATGATCTAGATGTCCAGTATTCTGCTCATGTACAAAATATTGGATGGCAGCAGCCAGTACAAGGTTCAAGTGGTAATATTGCTGGTACAACTGGGCAAGGGCTGAGAGTAGAAGCATTGAAGGTAAAGCTCATAAATTCAAGTGAGTTTCCAAATGCTAAGATTTCTTATCAGGCTCATGTACAAAACCTAGGTTGGATGAACTGGGTTAATGGTGGAGATCAGGATGGAAATATAGCTGGAACTGTAGGGAAAGGTCTTAGAGTAGAAGCTATAAAAATGAAGCTTGAAGGAGTCAGTGGCTATCATATTGAATATCAAGCTCATGTACAAAACCTAGGTTGGATGAATTGGGTTAAAGGTGGAGACCAGGATGAAAACATAGCTGGAACTACCGGAAAAGGTCTTAGAGTAGAAGCTATAAGAGTAAAAATTGTTAAAGATAATACAAATTCATCGCAGCCACAACCACAGCCACAACCACAGCCACAACCGCAGCCAGTGCAGCCAACAGGTGATTTAAATGTAAATTATCAGGCACAGGTACAAAACTTAGGTTGGATGAATACTTTAAAAAGTATGGACATTGCTGGTACTACAGGAAAAGGTTTGAGACTAGAGACTATTAAAATAAGTAGTGATAATTTACCGACTGGATGTAGTATAGCATATCAAGCTAATGTGGAGAATAAAGGTTGGATGCCTGAGGTACAAAATGGAGCAAATGCTGGTACTGTTGGTGAAGGCCTGAGAATGAATCAAATAAAGATTAGACTTAATAATGTTTCTGGATACCATATTCAATATCAAGTTCATGTGGAAAATGTAGGTTGGATGGATTGGGTACAAGATGGACAGGTAGCAGGTGTACCTAATCAAGATTGGGGTATACAAGCAATAAGAATAAGGATTGTTAAGGATTTACCTCAAAGTGTAAGTCCAAGTGTAAATATTAGTACTCCAAATGATGGAACGTCTTTTTATGATAATCAATCTATTAATGTAACTGGTACTACTGTTAATTCAAATGGTGTCCAAGAGATTGATGTATATTCAAATGCTATATTATTGGGTAAGGCTAATATTATTTCTACAAATGGTTCTCAAGTATCTTACTCTTATTCAACAAGTAAGAACTTCGATAATGGAAGTGGCAATAAACAACTTAAGGTTGAAGCAATAGGCAAAGATGCAAAAATTGTAACTACGTCCATAAATGTGGATTATAAAGTTTTACAACCTATGCTGTATATAGATGACCCACAGGGTAGTGTATTTCTTACAAATTCAACTTTGAATTTAAGAGGTTGGGCACTTGGAAGTACCGGTATCCAAAAGGTTAGTATTTTTGTAGATGGTCAGTTAAAAGGAAATGCTAATTATGGGACTTCAAGAACTGATGTTAAGAATGCATATCCAATGTATGAAAATGGTGATAATAGTGGCTTTACTTATACGCTGGATGCAGGAAATATACCAAATGGAAAGCATAATGTGACTGTAACAGCTTATGATAATACAGGTAAAACTGTATCGCAAGATATATCTGTTATGAAGCTTGTGGGATTAAATGGAGTAAGCACGAATTATAATATGTCATTATCTCAATTAGTAGACAAGCAGATGGCCACACCTGGTGCTAATGTGGTAGAATCAGGAAATGATTGGGTTGCTGCATCTAGAAGTGATGTTGAGTATTATGCTAATCCAAATAACTTTTTAAACGACTATGGAATATACCAATTTATGGTTCTAAATTATGAGCCTGGAGTAACTGTTGATGATGTAAATAGTATGTTAGCTGGAAAGGGAATTTTGGCAGGACATGGAGCAGCATTTCTTCAAGGTGCTCAGCAGAGTAATATAAGTGTTTTTTATTTAGTTTCTCATGCTCTTTTAGAAACTGGAAATGGAAGTTCAAGGTTAGCTACAGGAATTAGCGTAAATGGAACTACAGTTTATAACATGTATGGAATAGGAGCATATGATTCAAGCCCTAATTATTATGGCTCACAATATGCATATAATAAAGGTTGGACTAGCGTTGACAAAGCTATTGTTGGAGGAGCAAGCTGGGTAGGCAGTTCTTACATAAATAGTTCTACGTATAATCAGAATACACTATATAAGATGAGATGGAATCCTAATGATACAGGAGAACATCAATATGCTACTGATGTAAGATGGGCTTATAATCAAATATATAATATTAAGAAGCTCATAGATATGTGTACAAGTCCAATTTTAAAATTTGATATTCCTATATTTAATTAA
- a CDS encoding glycosyltransferase family 2 protein → MKIAVLIPCYNEELTIKKVINDFKRVLPESDIYVYDNNSKDNTAAIAKENGAVVIKEPRQGKGNVVRSMFKDIDADYYIMVDGDDTYPAEFSHELLKPIINGEADMTIGDRLSNGTYRSENKRAFHNFGNSLVKSLIGKLFKNDINDIMTGYRAFNRYFVKTIPILSTGFEIETEMSIHSLDKNFLLKEIPINYRDRPAGSSSKLNTYKDGLRVIKTILSLFKDYKPLEFFSIISLIILILGLIFGVPVIYEFVETKYITKIPSAILATGLIISSVIFLINGFILDTLVKQHKQDYELFLTEYKTNNHINK, encoded by the coding sequence TTGAAAATAGCAGTTTTAATTCCATGCTACAATGAAGAATTAACAATAAAAAAAGTTATTAATGATTTTAAAAGAGTCTTACCAGAATCGGATATTTATGTTTATGATAATAACTCAAAAGATAATACAGCTGCTATAGCAAAAGAAAATGGTGCTGTAGTCATAAAAGAACCCCGTCAAGGAAAAGGAAATGTTGTAAGGAGTATGTTTAAGGATATAGATGCTGATTATTATATTATGGTTGATGGTGATGATACTTATCCAGCAGAGTTTTCACATGAACTTCTTAAACCAATAATAAATGGTGAAGCAGATATGACAATAGGTGATAGATTGTCAAATGGTACATATAGATCTGAAAATAAAAGAGCTTTTCATAATTTCGGAAATTCATTAGTAAAAAGTTTAATAGGTAAGCTATTTAAAAATGATATCAATGATATTATGACAGGCTATAGAGCCTTCAACAGATATTTTGTAAAAACAATACCTATTTTAAGTACTGGTTTTGAAATTGAAACTGAAATGAGCATACATTCTTTAGATAAAAATTTTCTCTTAAAAGAAATTCCTATAAACTATAGAGATAGACCAGCCGGCAGTTCTTCTAAACTTAATACATATAAAGATGGTTTAAGAGTTATTAAAACTATTTTATCTTTATTTAAAGATTATAAACCTTTAGAGTTTTTTTCAATTATTTCACTAATCATATTAATTTTAGGTTTGATTTTTGGTGTACCAGTAATATATGAATTTGTAGAAACTAAATATATAACTAAAATACCTTCTGCCATTTTAGCTACAGGTTTAATCATTTCCTCGGTTATATTCTTAATAAATGGTTTTATACTTGATACACTTGTAAAACAGCATAAACAAGACTATGAATTGTTTTTAACTGAATACAAAACAAATAATCATATTAACAAATAA
- a CDS encoding DUF7657 domain-containing protein translates to MKNIFNTIIKFRYLLALLILILGVASDFNFSSIPAWEQYVPQINNATSKILGQTRYIRTDEWVVQTPMYMAQVMDKDHFPVYNKNIGLSGQNMILNYNAPTRDITVLSKPFNWGFLLLGKGYGLSWYWFSKLLLYLLLSYEMCFIITKGNKGISVLGSLWITFSPAVQWWFMQHIGDLVLYFEAIIVTYYYFLKNSNNTLRRILLAFAFALSCIGFALVLYPAVQVPLFYLGIIFMIVLFIDLKKDLILEKKDVLIIILSFAFIFFNLIHFYLISKDSIKILLNTTYPGKRVSVGGNLSFFALNTFLINVLLPFKNSTYLNNCEVSSFYNFLIPLIFCIPVLIKKKVKDLKLGIALIIFILFQAFYMLWGIPVFLSKITLFSYVTEQRLLAIYSLTSLYLSIWALNLLYKKRYFNFIFCAVISLITTIIYYFSIFYSPFKTYVSPKYYYIILLIFFVLSFLLLYGKKNYFIGLMAILVLISGITVNPLTKGVNSIYNNNLSKNIVSISKKSPNANWISIDDTNGTMGAFIYANGAKCLNGVNFYPDLAEWKLLDKTGSQNNIYNRYSHFSFSLTDKKTYFTLVAPDSTHVFINTKDIKKLKIKFILSKNNLDSYSDSSIKFSKIYSDKVNKYSIYKLIY, encoded by the coding sequence ATGAAAAATATTTTTAACACGATTATAAAATTTCGATATTTATTAGCCTTACTTATTCTTATATTAGGCGTAGCTTCTGATTTTAATTTCAGTTCAATTCCTGCATGGGAACAATATGTTCCACAAATTAACAATGCCACTTCAAAAATATTAGGTCAAACAAGATATATAAGAACTGATGAATGGGTCGTACAAACACCCATGTATATGGCACAAGTTATGGATAAAGATCATTTTCCTGTCTACAATAAAAATATTGGTTTATCAGGTCAAAATATGATTTTAAATTATAATGCTCCAACACGTGACATAACTGTATTATCAAAACCATTTAATTGGGGATTTCTACTTTTAGGAAAGGGATACGGTTTATCCTGGTATTGGTTTTCCAAACTATTATTATATCTTTTATTATCCTATGAAATGTGCTTTATAATAACAAAAGGAAATAAGGGAATTTCAGTTTTAGGAAGTTTATGGATAACTTTTTCACCTGCTGTGCAATGGTGGTTCATGCAGCATATAGGAGATTTAGTACTATACTTTGAAGCTATAATTGTAACATATTATTATTTTCTTAAAAACTCTAATAATACTTTACGAAGAATACTGCTAGCTTTTGCTTTTGCTTTAAGCTGTATAGGCTTTGCACTGGTATTATATCCTGCAGTTCAGGTTCCCCTTTTCTACTTAGGCATAATATTTATGATTGTTTTATTTATAGATCTAAAAAAAGATTTAATTTTAGAGAAAAAAGACGTATTAATTATTATTTTAAGTTTTGCTTTTATATTTTTTAATTTAATCCATTTTTATTTAATTTCAAAAGATTCAATAAAAATATTATTAAATACAACTTATCCTGGAAAGAGAGTAAGTGTAGGTGGAAATTTATCTTTTTTTGCTCTAAATACTTTTTTAATAAATGTACTTTTGCCTTTTAAAAATTCTACATATTTAAATAACTGCGAAGTCAGTAGTTTTTATAATTTTCTTATCCCTTTGATCTTTTGTATACCAGTTTTAATAAAGAAAAAGGTAAAGGATTTAAAATTGGGAATTGCCTTAATTATATTTATATTATTTCAGGCATTTTATATGCTTTGGGGAATACCAGTTTTTTTATCAAAAATTACTTTATTTTCATATGTTACCGAACAAAGACTACTCGCCATATACAGTTTAACTTCATTATATTTAAGTATTTGGGCATTAAATCTACTATATAAAAAAAGATATTTTAATTTTATATTTTGTGCAGTAATTAGTCTTATAACAACAATAATATACTATTTTTCTATCTTTTATTCTCCATTTAAAACATACGTAAGTCCAAAATATTATTATATTATTTTACTTATATTTTTCGTTTTAAGCTTTTTACTTTTATATGGCAAAAAAAATTATTTTATTGGTTTAATGGCAATTTTAGTACTAATTTCTGGTATAACGGTAAATCCGTTAACCAAGGGTGTTAACTCAATATATAATAATAATTTATCAAAAAACATAGTTTCCATATCAAAGAAAAGTCCAAATGCAAATTGGATATCTATTGATGATACAAATGGCACTATGGGAGCTTTTATATATGCTAATGGTGCAAAGTGCTTAAATGGAGTAAATTTCTATCCAGATTTGGCTGAATGGAAACTTCTAGATAAAACCGGTAGTCAAAATAATATTTATAATCGATACTCACATTTTTCTTTTAGCTTAACTGATAAAAAAACTTACTTTACGCTAGTTGCCCCTGACAGCACACACGTATTTATAAACACTAAAGATATAAAAAAATTGAAAATAAAATTTATACTGTCTAAAAATAATTTAGATAGCTATAGTGATTCAAGCATCAAATTTTCTAAAATATATAGTGATAAAGTAAATAAATATAGTATATACAAATTAATATATTGA
- a CDS encoding glycosyltransferase family 2 protein gives MIEYDLSIIILNYNAKKFLSDCINSIYKNTNEIKFEVILVDNSSTDDSVNFIKEEFLNMENFVFIENKVNSGFAAGNNKAIKMSRGKAVLLLNPDTVINGNVIGETYKCLMGDKKVGVAGCKVLNPDGTLQLACRRMIPTPKDAFYKIFGLSKIFKNNKKFSRYNLTYASPDDFIDVDSVSGSYLMMKKEVIEKIGYLDETFFMYGEEMDWCLRTRKAGYIVRYCPVGTIIHYKGESSKQLSHKATYEFYRAMWIFYKKNNKRNIFIDPIVWLGVKFLMGLAMAKLLILPKKKVGSRG, from the coding sequence ATGATAGAATACGATTTAAGCATAATAATATTAAACTATAATGCTAAAAAGTTTTTAAGTGATTGCATTAATTCTATATACAAAAATACGAATGAAATTAAATTTGAAGTGATTTTGGTAGATAATAGCTCTACAGATGATAGTGTTAATTTTATAAAAGAAGAATTTCTTAATATGGAGAATTTTGTTTTTATAGAGAATAAAGTAAACTCTGGTTTTGCTGCTGGTAACAATAAGGCTATAAAAATGAGTAGAGGTAAAGCTGTTCTTCTTTTAAATCCGGATACGGTTATAAATGGAAATGTAATTGGAGAAACGTATAAATGTTTAATGGGTGATAAAAAGGTTGGTGTTGCAGGTTGCAAGGTTTTAAATCCTGATGGAACACTTCAACTTGCATGCAGAAGAATGATTCCAACACCTAAGGATGCTTTTTACAAGATTTTTGGGTTAAGTAAAATATTTAAGAATAATAAGAAGTTTTCAAGATACAATTTAACCTATGCTTCTCCTGATGATTTTATAGATGTAGATTCAGTCTCGGGATCATATCTAATGATGAAAAAAGAAGTTATAGAAAAGATAGGTTATTTAGATGAGACATTCTTTATGTATGGTGAGGAAATGGATTGGTGTCTTAGAACAAGAAAAGCAGGATATATTGTTAGATATTGTCCTGTTGGAACTATAATTCATTATAAGGGCGAGAGTAGTAAACAGCTTAGTCATAAGGCTACATATGAATTTTATAGGGCAATGTGGATATTTTATAAGAAAAATAACAAAAGAAATATATTTATTGATCCCATTGTATGGTTAGGGGTAAAATTTTTAATGGGTTTAGCTATGGCAAAGCTCTTAATTTTACCTAAGAAGAAAGTTGGCTCCAGGGGCTAG